The following proteins are encoded in a genomic region of Spirosoma sp. SC4-14:
- a CDS encoding PorT family protein, which translates to MLNRFFSLFSSALFITSLAFGQEKLSVSATIAPLFTHTAYDRLYLFPDSDGQVVDPVFLDGSTGSFGYSAGVTVYYTYAPGWSVATGLWYQYQVIKTDRLALAGVGQTSLRNRSFRIPILLNYRSSERKISPYYSFGPLIDFPASSRVIAHREGESTQHLRLSSESGPIFSLLLGAGALYQLNTHVALTAQPTFTYHLGRFGGAHTNFRTYELGLLTQLIYTF; encoded by the coding sequence ATGCTTAACCGATTTTTTTCGTTGTTTTCCTCCGCTTTATTTATAACATCACTGGCTTTTGGCCAGGAAAAACTTTCTGTTTCGGCAACAATTGCGCCCTTGTTCACTCATACTGCCTACGATCGGCTGTATTTGTTTCCAGACAGCGATGGGCAGGTTGTTGATCCTGTTTTTCTCGATGGCAGTACGGGTTCATTTGGTTATTCGGCAGGTGTGACCGTTTACTACACCTATGCCCCAGGCTGGTCGGTAGCAACGGGACTCTGGTATCAGTATCAGGTCATTAAAACAGATCGGTTAGCGTTGGCCGGAGTCGGACAAACCAGTCTTCGCAATCGGAGCTTCCGAATTCCAATTTTACTAAACTATCGTTCGTCGGAAAGAAAAATTTCGCCTTACTACTCCTTCGGCCCATTGATCGACTTTCCTGCTTCGTCGCGTGTTATTGCCCATCGGGAAGGCGAATCGACCCAACACTTACGGTTAAGCAGCGAGTCGGGCCCGATTTTCAGCCTTCTGCTGGGTGCGGGGGCTCTTTATCAGCTTAACACCCATGTTGCACTCACGGCCCAGCCAACGTTCACGTATCATCTGGGACGGTTTGGCGGAGCCCACACCAATTTTCGCACCTATGAACTCGGTCTGCTAACCCAGTTGATTTATACCTTCTGA
- a CDS encoding serine hydrolase domain-containing protein, which translates to MMLSLLHRITTLLILPGLVQAAYAQVPTRKQLDQRVTQLMDSAHVPGLSMALIQKGKLVYSKGYGLRKQNSPQIVTPNTVFEAASLTKPVFAYAVLQLVEEGKLDLDKPLCEYLPYPDVDSDERYKKITARLVLSHQSGFPNWRKNRRSNQLSMAFSPGERFGYSGEGFVYLQKVVEKITGIPNNDFMEERTLKPLGMNYSGFVWKENFDQDIAQPHNQSGEPQEKYRPSQSNMAYSLHTTANDYAKFIMALMKPTGLSIATVDQMLSPQSKLPRRFSGSDTLAPGLFWGLGIGLEQTSTGNYFWHWGDNGDFKCFIMANQDRKDAVIYFANGANGLDFADVIVAQTIGGQHPAFSFLGIDWQAEVRKQAKKGP; encoded by the coding sequence ATGATGCTTTCTCTACTACACCGAATTACTACGCTATTGATACTGCCTGGTCTGGTTCAGGCCGCCTATGCCCAGGTACCGACACGGAAACAGCTCGACCAACGGGTAACTCAGTTGATGGATAGTGCCCATGTTCCGGGCCTTTCCATGGCGCTTATCCAGAAAGGTAAACTTGTTTATAGCAAAGGCTATGGCCTACGAAAGCAGAATTCGCCACAAATAGTCACGCCCAATACGGTCTTTGAAGCAGCCTCGCTAACGAAACCCGTGTTTGCCTATGCAGTATTGCAACTGGTTGAAGAAGGAAAACTGGATTTAGATAAACCACTCTGCGAATACCTGCCCTATCCGGATGTCGACTCCGACGAACGTTATAAAAAAATAACCGCTCGTCTGGTATTGAGTCATCAGAGCGGTTTCCCAAACTGGCGTAAAAACCGCCGATCAAATCAGTTGTCGATGGCGTTTTCGCCCGGCGAACGGTTTGGCTACTCCGGCGAAGGGTTTGTTTACCTCCAGAAAGTAGTTGAAAAAATAACGGGAATACCGAACAATGATTTCATGGAAGAACGAACTCTGAAACCGTTAGGTATGAACTATAGCGGTTTTGTCTGGAAAGAGAATTTCGACCAGGACATTGCTCAGCCGCACAACCAATCGGGAGAACCGCAGGAGAAATATCGTCCTTCGCAATCGAACATGGCCTATTCACTGCATACGACAGCCAATGACTACGCCAAGTTTATAATGGCGCTCATGAAACCTACCGGCTTATCAATTGCAACAGTCGATCAGATGCTTAGTCCCCAAAGCAAACTACCCCGGCGATTCTCGGGTTCCGATACGCTGGCTCCGGGGCTGTTCTGGGGCCTGGGTATTGGGCTGGAACAAACATCTACCGGCAATTATTTCTGGCATTGGGGTGACAATGGCGATTTCAAATGCTTTATCATGGCTAATCAAGACCGAAAAGATGCGGTTATTTATTTTGCCAATGGTGCCAATGGTCTCGATTTTGCCGACGTCATTGTAGCCCAAACAATTGGTGGCCAGCACCCGGCCTTCAGCTTCTTAGGCATCGACTGGCAGGCTGAAGTTAGAAAACAAGCTAAAAAAGGTCCGTAG